Proteins co-encoded in one Gracilimonas sp. genomic window:
- a CDS encoding histidine kinase dimerization/phosphoacceptor domain -containing protein, which produces MKQLFEKYRFISSALIGVVLSVIVILLWVGNKSNIEQSQENKVKETAQLVTLQFKSAVHDNINTLLNLKSRLEITGGSYFDFWEYDAGRMVNQDSSFLFVEWIDSSMVIRKVEPLEPNKNAIGLDISKLDYRRTDWLQAKEDSVVNVTHWLKLVQGPDAFLVDAPVYYNGVFQGTITAGMDFNPRFDLILQGLDQYRVKIYDSKGKVFYQHGDSTGISGLNGFSVEEKITLEGTNKDYWLVSVSPNAIFEAENNSSGLYLNLAMGIVLSILFSVIFYFMQTAFAAQKSSLQANDKIRALIESSPMAIYTIDTDGIVRDFWNKAAEDMLGWSQKEAIGTFMPHVGEELKEDFFRLMSIIFKNGEIKNKEIVRYRKDGSPIHMRVSASHIVGNNSESKQMLIIAEDITTEAEYKKQLEDSVHEKEVLLSEVHHRVKNNLAIIAGLIELQKEGLSDEKLQLILKETQNRIYSISGVHELLYNTDSFTDITFGEYAVKLIDRIRDMFDSSDKSIVIEHQFDSRRLNINQAIPLGLLMNELITNSFKHAFNGRNNGRIFISLKENGDLIEVVYEDDGKGFDKDIFDESNTLGVTLIKTLIDQLTANYEIESDNGFRFSFSFEVKGKGAHSNL; this is translated from the coding sequence GTCCACGATAACATCAATACTCTTCTGAATTTAAAAAGCCGGTTGGAAATAACCGGTGGTTCTTACTTTGATTTTTGGGAATATGATGCCGGACGGATGGTAAATCAGGATTCTTCTTTTCTGTTTGTTGAGTGGATTGACAGCAGCATGGTGATCCGGAAAGTAGAGCCGTTGGAACCAAATAAAAATGCCATTGGATTGGATATATCCAAACTCGACTACCGGCGTACCGACTGGCTTCAGGCGAAAGAAGATTCCGTGGTCAATGTAACGCATTGGCTTAAGCTGGTTCAGGGGCCCGATGCTTTTTTAGTGGATGCCCCTGTTTACTACAACGGTGTTTTTCAGGGCACAATTACGGCAGGAATGGATTTTAATCCCCGGTTTGACTTGATCTTGCAGGGCTTAGATCAGTATCGGGTAAAGATATATGACAGTAAAGGCAAAGTGTTTTACCAGCATGGAGATAGTACCGGTATTTCAGGTCTGAATGGGTTTTCCGTAGAAGAAAAAATCACCCTTGAAGGTACAAATAAAGATTATTGGCTTGTCAGTGTATCACCAAATGCCATTTTTGAAGCCGAAAACAATTCAAGTGGACTATATCTGAATCTTGCTATGGGGATCGTCTTATCAATACTGTTTTCTGTCATTTTCTATTTCATGCAAACAGCTTTTGCAGCACAGAAATCTTCGCTGCAAGCAAACGATAAAATCCGGGCGCTCATAGAATCGTCACCAATGGCAATTTATACCATAGATACGGATGGAATAGTCCGGGATTTTTGGAATAAGGCAGCCGAGGATATGTTGGGTTGGAGCCAGAAAGAGGCGATTGGTACATTCATGCCACATGTGGGGGAAGAATTGAAGGAAGATTTCTTCCGGTTGATGTCCATCATTTTCAAAAATGGGGAAATCAAGAATAAAGAGATTGTACGGTATCGTAAAGATGGTTCTCCCATTCACATGAGGGTAAGTGCCAGCCATATTGTAGGAAACAACAGTGAGAGTAAACAAATGCTGATAATTGCTGAGGATATAACTACAGAAGCCGAATATAAAAAACAGCTTGAGGATTCCGTTCATGAAAAAGAAGTGTTGCTTTCGGAAGTCCACCACCGGGTAAAAAACAACCTGGCTATTATTGCGGGTCTCATTGAACTGCAGAAAGAAGGGTTATCTGATGAAAAGCTGCAGCTTATTTTGAAGGAAACACAGAATCGAATTTACTCCATTTCCGGCGTGCATGAATTGTTGTACAATACCGATAGCTTCACAGATATCACCTTTGGAGAGTATGCCGTTAAGCTGATTGATCGGATTAGAGATATGTTTGACAGTTCAGATAAAAGCATAGTTATAGAGCATCAGTTTGATTCCCGCCGCCTGAATATAAATCAGGCTATTCCGTTAGGTTTACTGATGAATGAGCTGATAACGAATTCATTCAAACATGCGTTTAACGGCCGGAATAACGGCAGAATCTTCATCAGCCTGAAAGAGAATGGAGACCTGATCGAAGTAGTGTATGAAGATGACGGAAAAGGATTCGACAAAGATATTTTTGATGAATCAAATACGCTTGGAGTTACTCTCATTAAGACGTTAATAGATCAGCTTACTGCCAACTACGAAATAGAGTCAGATAACGGTTTTAGATTTTCCTTTTCATTTGAAGTAAAAGGCAAAGGGGCGCATTCGAATTTGTAG
- a CDS encoding T9SS type A sorting domain-containing protein, whose translation MKKFLLLTTTLLLFTSMSFGQEKRVPEVQAAPQLQPKSFPVHVSDKLNNSELVQRLRAESSTRPNRNKSMLIVDEEGDERTFYVYNFEASTSNNLVFDMKTFRLIRKGNLTQIWFEVAEIDNGHLNTAVADTMFKYLEEESNQSSFNPSKGIIELSNEYLGSPPNYDGDNLVDFLITDVQDGWSPTEGGGFTAGFFYGVDQNPDPGPGGSYRSNERDVLYIDSYPGIYNNGEANATKPLGTLSHEYQHLIHYNYNSGVQGEITFVNEAQSNFASLLSGYFPHSSYGSYLADTNVPLFQWNSGGNTLPDYGRAASFASYMWDQLGFENSGALTQNPLSGRTGIEDTFSDLGAPFNFEEFLVNWGIANLINAKQINDLYGYEHPFLSSLRAGIDFEDPDISSEEIAVESGAIEYIGFQQSKNLEITVSASSTQTTEIRVITEANNNVEINSLNSGETFTSPSEEVYDKAYIMLVNTNTATSEPATFTVSSSGELAYDLTTVNTYSDTPKFYWPIPYKNSSNVGRFGFSNKYTIGFDALVHSLELYVVGGQGSEGEQIGVKGEGTLRLAVYSDNNGAPGDVLASDSLDFSEIGTGWQTFNVTDWDLNVEQGQIIHVAYEVIVPVIDRDSNSIPLRLDDGSGTQDVTHVMTNPGEFEDMFTDDDTNGQHGVWNNLVLAEAIITDIENETVQPDKFRLSQNYPNPFNPTTNINFSLPKTTDVQLTVYSMLGQKVATLVNSTLPAGDHSISWDAQDMASGLYIYTIQAGDFSQTKKMVLMK comes from the coding sequence ATGAAGAAATTTTTACTTCTCACGACCACATTACTGCTATTCACCTCAATGTCTTTCGGCCAAGAAAAACGAGTCCCGGAAGTTCAAGCCGCTCCTCAGCTTCAACCGAAAAGCTTCCCGGTTCATGTCAGTGATAAACTGAACAACAGTGAACTGGTGCAACGTTTACGGGCAGAATCCTCAACCCGGCCGAATCGCAACAAATCCATGCTTATAGTTGATGAAGAGGGCGATGAACGCACATTTTACGTGTACAATTTTGAAGCAAGCACTTCCAACAATCTGGTTTTTGATATGAAAACCTTCCGGTTGATTCGAAAAGGTAATCTCACCCAGATTTGGTTTGAAGTTGCTGAAATTGATAACGGCCATTTAAACACGGCCGTTGCCGACACGATGTTTAAATACCTGGAAGAAGAGTCCAATCAAAGCTCATTCAATCCCAGCAAAGGTATTATCGAGCTCAGCAACGAATACCTGGGTAGCCCACCCAACTACGACGGTGATAACTTAGTGGATTTCCTGATTACGGATGTTCAGGATGGCTGGTCACCAACGGAAGGGGGCGGATTTACAGCCGGTTTCTTTTATGGTGTTGACCAAAATCCGGATCCCGGACCTGGAGGAAGTTATCGCTCCAACGAACGGGATGTTTTATACATCGATTCTTATCCGGGGATCTATAATAACGGTGAAGCTAATGCCACTAAACCATTGGGAACTTTATCCCATGAGTACCAGCATCTCATTCATTACAACTACAACAGTGGGGTTCAAGGCGAAATCACTTTTGTAAATGAAGCCCAATCCAATTTTGCCTCTTTGCTGAGCGGATACTTCCCGCACTCCAGTTATGGAAGCTACCTCGCTGATACAAATGTGCCCTTATTCCAGTGGAACTCAGGCGGAAATACCCTTCCTGATTATGGCCGGGCTGCTTCTTTTGCCAGTTATATGTGGGATCAGCTTGGATTTGAGAACTCGGGAGCCTTAACGCAAAATCCGCTTTCCGGCCGAACCGGAATTGAAGATACCTTTTCAGATCTTGGGGCTCCTTTTAACTTCGAGGAATTTTTGGTGAACTGGGGAATTGCCAACCTTATCAACGCAAAACAGATTAACGACCTTTACGGATACGAACACCCCTTCCTCTCCAGCCTGAGGGCGGGTATCGATTTCGAAGATCCTGATATTTCATCTGAAGAAATAGCTGTTGAAAGTGGAGCTATTGAATACATAGGTTTTCAACAAAGCAAAAACCTGGAAATAACGGTTTCCGCTTCTAGTACCCAGACTACAGAAATCCGGGTTATCACCGAAGCAAATAACAATGTTGAAATCAACTCTCTGAACAGCGGTGAAACATTCACATCCCCATCAGAGGAAGTGTATGATAAAGCCTATATCATGCTGGTGAATACCAATACAGCAACAAGCGAACCGGCAACCTTCACGGTCTCTTCTTCCGGAGAGCTCGCTTATGATCTGACTACGGTAAATACTTACTCAGATACTCCCAAATTCTACTGGCCGATCCCCTATAAAAACAGTTCCAATGTTGGGCGGTTTGGGTTCAGTAATAAATATACCATTGGTTTTGACGCCCTTGTTCATTCTCTTGAACTTTATGTTGTTGGCGGACAAGGTTCGGAAGGAGAGCAAATTGGCGTTAAAGGAGAAGGAACGCTTCGATTGGCTGTCTATTCCGATAACAATGGTGCCCCCGGTGATGTATTGGCTTCAGATTCTTTAGACTTTTCTGAAATCGGGACCGGGTGGCAAACCTTTAACGTAACCGATTGGGATCTCAATGTGGAGCAGGGTCAAATCATACATGTAGCTTATGAAGTGATCGTACCGGTCATTGATCGCGATAGCAACTCCATTCCCCTGCGCCTTGATGATGGCAGCGGAACCCAGGATGTGACCCATGTTATGACCAACCCCGGCGAGTTCGAAGATATGTTTACTGATGATGACACCAACGGTCAACATGGTGTGTGGAACAACCTGGTACTTGCCGAGGCCATCATTACGGACATTGAAAATGAAACCGTACAGCCCGATAAATTTCGATTAAGTCAGAATTATCCCAATCCTTTTAACCCAACCACCAACATCAACTTCAGCCTGCCCAAAACTACGGATGTGCAACTGACGGTTTACAGCATGTTGGGACAAAAAGTAGCAACCTTGGTCAATTCAACGCTACCGGCCGGAGATCATTCCATAAGCTGGGATGCTCAGGACATGGCCTCCGGATTGTATATTTATACCATCCAAGCCGGTGACTTTTCCCAAACCAAGAAAATGGTCTTAATGAAATAG
- a CDS encoding dienelactone hydrolase family protein — MHNFVVYPETSEPAPVVIVIHENRGLNDWARSFADQLAGEGFIAIAPDLISNTMEGIEKTGDFETSDAARQAIYSLEPDFVTADLMNVLEYAKTIEAGNGSFAVAGFCWGGSQSFRFATNAGGAIDAAFVFYGTGPDTEQAYSNIEVPVYGFYGGDDQRVNSTIERSESAMEKFGKTYTYEIYEGAGHAFMRRGDDPEATSDDPNVIARNKSWDRLVTLLSDL, encoded by the coding sequence TTGCACAATTTTGTAGTATATCCGGAGACTTCCGAACCGGCTCCGGTTGTAATTGTCATCCACGAAAACCGCGGATTAAACGACTGGGCCAGAAGTTTTGCTGATCAGCTGGCCGGTGAAGGATTTATAGCCATTGCCCCCGACCTGATTTCGAATACCATGGAGGGAATCGAAAAAACCGGTGATTTTGAAACTTCGGATGCAGCCCGGCAGGCCATCTACAGCCTTGAACCTGATTTTGTAACTGCCGACCTGATGAACGTGCTCGAATACGCCAAAACTATAGAAGCAGGAAATGGATCATTTGCCGTAGCCGGCTTTTGCTGGGGTGGTTCACAGTCCTTCCGCTTTGCCACCAATGCCGGAGGTGCCATCGATGCGGCTTTTGTCTTCTATGGAACCGGTCCCGATACCGAGCAAGCTTACAGCAACATAGAGGTTCCCGTATATGGATTCTATGGCGGCGATGACCAGCGCGTGAATTCTACCATAGAACGGTCAGAATCTGCCATGGAGAAGTTTGGCAAAACCTATACATATGAAATTTACGAGGGCGCCGGGCATGCTTTTATGCGGCGCGGAGATGATCCTGAAGCAACTTCTGACGATCCAAATGTAATAGCACGAAATAAATCCTGGGATAGGCTGGTTACTCTGTTGAGTGATCTTTAA
- a CDS encoding T9SS type A sorting domain-containing protein: MKKLLLILSLALFGSSLSLGQTTIEEQYFHELKGMEDSSGVTHLFYREYKKGQYECEGDDTDKMPLVINNNVYHLNLSSQKDSVLFADYFSEWCLDGMYESKSIDEYIFYKNNPQKWLATANTYFGVYDYSGNNLDFQVPIVTKSNSRASLNEYHSSNNIHLTPNRDSLYVKVSGTVPFTGNSDSWPVFEDYEHFNHYADSLGLAWEILGIHPEIDSLFFAINSSGDLYRSEHYSSAFTFADSSTYFRNIYFDADTSHIYSMTSSGLLHSNNLGKQNTWKFSGIDFETGSSKFLAVDKYASGNLFISDSTDILFSDNYGDTFITLSSLDDEITGLYKKPNSNLLYVLTRKELLEINTETKSVTSLKQIPVSNEVNQNEIPKQVTLNQNYPNPFNPSTVISYQLTANSLVRLEVFDVTGRKVAVLVNGERKAAGSHQVTFEAGNLASGVYFYRLETAGQTLTQKMLLVK; this comes from the coding sequence ATGAAGAAGTTACTACTCATACTTTCTTTGGCGTTATTTGGAAGCTCGCTTTCCTTGGGGCAGACTACGATTGAGGAACAGTATTTCCATGAGTTAAAAGGCATGGAAGATTCGAGTGGAGTTACACATTTGTTTTACCGAGAATACAAGAAAGGACAATATGAGTGTGAAGGAGATGACACTGATAAAATGCCATTAGTGATTAATAACAATGTGTATCATTTAAATCTCTCTTCTCAGAAAGACTCTGTTCTATTTGCCGATTACTTTTCTGAATGGTGTTTAGATGGAATGTACGAGAGCAAATCTATAGATGAATATATCTTCTATAAAAATAACCCACAAAAATGGTTAGCAACTGCAAATACTTATTTCGGAGTATATGACTATTCTGGAAATAATTTAGATTTTCAAGTACCAATTGTTACAAAAAGTAATTCCAGAGCTTCACTCAATGAGTATCATTCTTCTAATAACATTCACTTAACACCCAATAGAGATTCATTATACGTTAAAGTTTCTGGCACTGTGCCTTTTACCGGAAATAGTGATTCCTGGCCCGTTTTTGAAGATTATGAGCACTTCAACCATTATGCAGATTCTTTAGGTTTGGCATGGGAAATTTTAGGAATACACCCCGAAATTGACTCTCTTTTCTTTGCCATCAATTCATCCGGGGATTTATACCGAAGCGAGCACTATTCTTCAGCTTTCACTTTTGCTGATTCAAGCACATACTTCAGAAATATCTACTTTGATGCCGATACCTCTCACATATATTCAATGACTTCTTCAGGTCTGCTCCATTCGAATAATCTTGGAAAACAAAATACCTGGAAATTTTCAGGTATTGATTTTGAAACCGGTTCATCTAAATTTCTGGCCGTTGATAAATATGCCTCAGGAAATTTATTTATTTCTGATTCTACTGATATCCTGTTCTCCGACAACTACGGAGATACCTTCATAACCCTTTCCTCTTTGGATGACGAGATTACTGGCCTCTACAAAAAACCAAATTCAAATCTGCTTTATGTTTTAACCCGAAAAGAACTTTTGGAAATTAATACAGAGACGAAATCTGTAACTTCTCTAAAGCAGATTCCCGTTAGTAACGAGGTCAATCAAAATGAAATCCCAAAACAAGTAACCCTAAACCAAAACTACCCCAACCCTTTCAACCCTTCTACAGTGATCAGTTATCAGTTGACAGCGAACAGTTTGGTTCGGCTGGAGGTGTTTGATGTGACCGGGCGAAAAGTAGCTGTTTTAGTGAATGGAGAACGGAAAGCAGCAGGAAGCCATCAGGTTACGTTTGAGGCTGGGAATCTTGCTTCAGGAGTTTATTTCTATCGTCTGGAAACAGCCGGACAAACACTCACCCAAAAAATGCTGTTGGTGAAATGA
- the gatB gene encoding Asp-tRNA(Asn)/Glu-tRNA(Gln) amidotransferase subunit GatB: protein MSTIAHEKYEAVIGLEVHAQLLTQSKAFAPVTTEYGGAPNTQVTPLCLGHPGTLPVVNENLVRYIIKMGLATKCDVAEKSIFARKNYFYPDLPKGYQISQYDTPICFDGFVDISLEDYDKRIGITRIHMEEDAGKSIHDQDPYNTLVDLNRAGTPLIEIVSEPDLRTPQEAYAYLSKIKQIVQYLEICDGNMEEGSLRCDANVSVRPRGREKFGTRTELKNMNSFRNVERAIEYEIYRQIELIEDGGEVVQQTRLWDTAKMQTRPMRSKEEAHDYRYFPEPDLPPIIVTDEMLDEIREELPELADVRRKRFMEDFGMSEDDAVTITDSRYLADYYEEVVEHLGNPKAASNIVLSEVLRVLNEQSIDIREFSISAKRVSDLVKLKEDDKINSSAMQQIFNAMLDEDKEPEALAKEMNLIQVSDSGFLEPIVDEIIDNNPDEVARYKDGKKQLIGFFVGQAMKASRGKANPKLVKDLISKKLDD from the coding sequence ATGAGCACTATTGCCCACGAGAAGTACGAGGCGGTGATTGGCCTCGAAGTTCACGCCCAACTGTTAACGCAAAGTAAGGCTTTTGCCCCGGTTACTACCGAATATGGCGGAGCTCCTAACACTCAGGTTACCCCGCTTTGCCTGGGGCATCCGGGAACGCTGCCGGTGGTGAATGAAAACCTGGTTCGCTATATCATTAAAATGGGACTGGCCACCAAGTGTGATGTGGCTGAAAAATCTATTTTTGCTCGAAAGAATTATTTCTATCCCGATCTTCCCAAAGGCTATCAGATTTCCCAGTACGATACGCCCATTTGTTTTGACGGTTTTGTGGATATCAGCCTGGAAGACTATGATAAGCGAATCGGGATCACCCGTATTCACATGGAGGAAGATGCCGGAAAGTCGATTCACGATCAGGATCCTTACAATACCCTTGTGGATTTGAACCGGGCCGGAACGCCGCTTATTGAAATTGTATCCGAACCGGACCTCCGAACCCCACAGGAGGCTTACGCCTACCTTTCCAAGATCAAGCAGATTGTGCAGTACCTGGAAATTTGTGATGGTAACATGGAAGAGGGAAGTTTGCGCTGTGATGCGAACGTTTCTGTTCGTCCTCGCGGCCGGGAGAAATTCGGAACCCGAACCGAGCTTAAGAACATGAACTCGTTCCGGAATGTGGAGCGGGCTATTGAGTATGAAATTTACCGTCAGATTGAACTGATTGAAGATGGGGGCGAGGTTGTGCAGCAAACCCGCTTGTGGGATACCGCAAAAATGCAGACCCGCCCGATGCGCTCCAAGGAAGAGGCACACGATTACCGCTATTTCCCGGAGCCGGATCTTCCTCCGATTATCGTTACCGATGAAATGCTGGATGAAATCCGTGAAGAACTGCCTGAGCTGGCTGATGTACGCCGCAAGCGATTCATGGAAGACTTCGGGATGAGCGAAGACGATGCGGTAACCATTACCGACAGCCGGTACCTTGCCGATTATTACGAAGAAGTGGTGGAGCATCTCGGAAATCCCAAAGCAGCTTCCAACATTGTATTGAGTGAAGTTCTTCGGGTACTGAATGAGCAAAGCATCGACATTCGCGAGTTTTCCATTTCAGCAAAACGGGTTTCGGACCTGGTGAAGCTGAAGGAAGACGACAAGATTAACTCTTCAGCTATGCAGCAGATTTTTAATGCTATGTTGGATGAAGATAAAGAGCCGGAAGCGTTGGCTAAAGAAATGAACCTGATTCAGGTTTCCGATTCCGGTTTCCTCGAACCCATTGTGGACGAAATAATAGACAACAATCCCGATGAGGTTGCACGTTATAAGGATGGTAAAAAACAGTTGATTGGTTTCTTTGTAGGACAGGCAATGAAAGCGTCCAGAGGGAAAGCTAATCCAAAGTTGGTTAAAGATTTAATTTCAAAAAAATTAGACGACTGA
- the tpiA gene encoding triose-phosphate isomerase, with amino-acid sequence MRRFLIAGNWKMNCGPYDAAELLEGLKEKKAEVDENVDVLVCPPFVSIGMAVNYLHDTDIQVGAQNLHFEENGAYTGEVSGSMIAESGCNYVIIGHSERRQYFGETDKTVNKRSHKALEHKLAPIICVGESLDQRKSGEHYDLVKNQVTAALFDISEEDVLDVVIAYEPIWAIGTGETASPEQAQEMHEHIRKVIAELYSEDTADRINILYGGSMKPANTKELLNQPDVDGGLIGGASLDAESFSEIITIAEELS; translated from the coding sequence ATGCGAAGATTTTTGATAGCCGGTAACTGGAAAATGAATTGCGGTCCTTACGACGCAGCCGAACTGCTGGAAGGGCTCAAAGAAAAGAAAGCCGAGGTTGACGAAAATGTAGATGTACTGGTTTGTCCGCCCTTTGTATCCATCGGGATGGCCGTAAATTATCTTCATGACACCGACATTCAGGTAGGAGCGCAGAATCTTCACTTTGAAGAAAACGGAGCCTACACTGGTGAAGTGAGTGGAAGCATGATCGCCGAAAGTGGATGCAATTACGTGATTATAGGTCACTCTGAACGCCGTCAGTATTTCGGGGAAACGGATAAAACGGTGAACAAACGGTCCCATAAAGCATTGGAGCATAAATTGGCTCCGATCATTTGCGTGGGAGAAAGCCTGGATCAGAGAAAATCAGGTGAACATTACGATTTGGTTAAAAACCAGGTAACAGCCGCTCTGTTTGATATTTCAGAAGAAGATGTGCTGGATGTGGTGATTGCATACGAGCCAATCTGGGCTATTGGAACAGGGGAAACAGCCTCGCCGGAGCAGGCACAGGAAATGCACGAGCATATCCGAAAAGTAATTGCTGAATTGTACAGCGAAGACACCGCCGATCGAATCAATATCCTGTATGGTGGCAGCATGAAGCCGGCCAATACCAAAGAGCTGTTAAATCAGCCCGATGTGGATGGCGGACTGATCGGAGGAGCCAGCCTCGATGCCGAAAGCTTTTCTGAAATTATCACCATTGCCGAAGAACTTTCCTGA
- the purD gene encoding phosphoribosylamine--glycine ligase, protein MKYNVLLLGSGGREHALAWAMAQSPSMNKLFIAPGNPGTAEVGENVNLSISDFDQVWDFIQANDINLTVVGPEQPLVDGIANFLETKSHPVFGPKLQAAMLEGSKEFAKEFMQRHNIPTAAYKVFDQNNFDEAADYIKKQGKFPVVLKADGLAGGKGVFIPETEAEAMEVLEELKTSDSLKDAASRLVIEEFMIGEEASVFAISDGESYKVIGNAQDHKRIGEGDTGLNTGGMGAYSPAPVVSTGILDRVEREIIEPTISGMKEEGNPYAGILYCGLMITKEGPKVVEYNCRFGDPECQVILPRLKADMLEVIVACTESKLDTVNIDFDDEVKCCVVMASGGYPESYEKGKVITGLDDVKNAILFHAGTKKEGDQILTNGGRVLNVVGSGKDLQTAIDNTYAEVKKIAFDKAYYRSDIGAKGLKH, encoded by the coding sequence ATGAAATATAACGTTCTGTTACTCGGAAGCGGTGGACGTGAACATGCACTGGCTTGGGCTATGGCTCAATCCCCCTCAATGAATAAGCTGTTCATTGCTCCCGGAAATCCCGGAACTGCGGAAGTGGGAGAGAACGTAAACCTTTCCATCAGCGACTTTGATCAGGTTTGGGATTTTATACAGGCCAATGATATCAACCTCACCGTTGTAGGTCCCGAGCAGCCGCTGGTGGATGGTATTGCCAATTTCCTGGAAACAAAGAGCCACCCGGTTTTTGGCCCGAAACTGCAGGCAGCTATGCTGGAAGGGAGTAAGGAATTTGCCAAAGAATTCATGCAGCGGCACAACATCCCAACAGCAGCGTATAAAGTTTTTGATCAGAACAACTTTGACGAGGCCGCTGACTACATCAAAAAGCAGGGTAAATTTCCGGTGGTGTTAAAAGCCGATGGTTTGGCCGGCGGGAAAGGGGTTTTCATCCCCGAAACTGAAGCCGAGGCTATGGAAGTACTGGAAGAGCTAAAAACCAGTGATTCTCTCAAAGATGCAGCCAGCCGTTTAGTAATTGAAGAGTTTATGATCGGGGAAGAAGCTTCGGTCTTTGCTATATCCGACGGGGAATCATACAAGGTAATTGGCAACGCTCAGGATCATAAACGAATTGGAGAGGGTGATACCGGACTGAATACCGGCGGAATGGGTGCGTATTCTCCGGCTCCCGTGGTATCAACGGGAATTCTGGACCGGGTAGAACGAGAGATTATTGAACCGACCATTTCGGGGATGAAAGAAGAAGGAAATCCCTATGCCGGAATTTTGTATTGCGGGCTGATGATCACCAAAGAAGGCCCCAAAGTGGTTGAGTACAACTGCCGGTTCGGAGATCCGGAATGCCAGGTAATACTGCCCCGATTAAAAGCCGATATGCTGGAAGTGATCGTGGCTTGCACCGAATCCAAGCTGGATACTGTGAACATAGACTTTGACGATGAAGTGAAATGCTGTGTGGTAATGGCATCAGGCGGATATCCGGAATCCTATGAAAAAGGGAAGGTGATTACCGGCCTGGATGATGTTAAGAATGCCATTCTATTTCACGCAGGTACCAAAAAAGAAGGGGATCAAATTCTAACCAATGGCGGACGGGTGCTTAATGTTGTCGGCTCCGGCAAAGATCTGCAAACGGCTATTGATAACACCTACGCCGAAGTAAAAAAAATAGCTTTTGACAAAGCCTATTACCGGAGCGATATTGGGGCGAAAGGCCTCAAACATTAG
- a CDS encoding acyl-CoA reductase, whose translation MAEVNLNKYISKIQKAVEEWLSQENQVLWKAVQQTVDDGLFSQHDIEFQLSVLRENIANGDIREWVNRSELSDRQNAKGQKVLCLHAGNLPLVGFQTALGTILSGADYHGKLSRKDPHLLASFLDEIGKSLPEKKIHYSTDLEKFTNLKADKVIFAGSEESISEVKEKIRELKAAKENAEYIIRTAKFSIAYLEDWNEETKKELIEAMLRYGGKGCRSVAVVVANFGLKKVKEELEKATREFWELNPQHQKPAPDLQYQYAYNAAVEKRQLWLEDFLIQESEELPDTDFTVNWVEGGEEKVRELKTQFGKKVQSVYSAGKKIAGIETEELERAQLPPLWWKPDGVDVVERLIR comes from the coding sequence ATGGCAGAAGTAAATCTGAACAAATATATTTCCAAAATACAGAAGGCTGTAGAGGAATGGCTGAGTCAGGAGAATCAGGTTCTCTGGAAAGCCGTACAGCAAACTGTTGATGATGGATTGTTCAGTCAGCACGATATTGAATTCCAACTTTCCGTTTTAAGAGAAAATATTGCGAACGGAGATATCCGGGAATGGGTGAATCGATCAGAGTTGAGTGATCGGCAAAATGCTAAAGGCCAGAAAGTGCTCTGTCTTCATGCCGGAAATTTACCGTTAGTTGGCTTCCAAACCGCTCTGGGAACCATTCTCTCCGGCGCTGATTACCACGGTAAGCTCTCCCGAAAAGACCCGCATTTATTGGCTTCTTTTTTGGATGAAATAGGAAAATCTCTGCCTGAGAAAAAGATTCACTATTCAACAGATCTGGAAAAATTTACAAACCTAAAAGCTGATAAAGTTATTTTTGCAGGATCTGAAGAATCCATTTCTGAAGTAAAAGAGAAAATCCGGGAGCTGAAGGCGGCAAAAGAAAATGCAGAGTACATCATCCGGACGGCCAAATTCTCCATTGCTTACCTGGAGGACTGGAATGAAGAGACAAAAAAAGAGTTGATTGAAGCGATGCTGAGGTATGGCGGGAAAGGCTGTCGATCGGTAGCTGTAGTGGTTGCCAATTTTGGACTGAAGAAGGTCAAAGAAGAACTTGAAAAAGCTACTAGAGAATTTTGGGAATTGAATCCCCAACATCAAAAACCCGCTCCGGATTTACAGTATCAATATGCCTATAACGCAGCCGTGGAAAAGAGGCAGCTTTGGCTGGAGGACTTCCTGATCCAGGAATCCGAGGAACTGCCGGATACCGACTTTACGGTAAACTGGGTGGAAGGAGGAGAGGAGAAAGTCAGAGAGTTAAAAACTCAATTCGGAAAGAAGGTGCAGTCGGTTTATTCAGCCGGTAAAAAAATTGCCGGAATAGAGACGGAAGAATTGGAGAGGGCTCAGCTCCCGCCACTTTGGTGGAAGCCGGATGGGGTGGATGTGGTGGAGCGGTTAATCAGGTAA